One window of Lawsonibacter asaccharolyticus genomic DNA carries:
- a CDS encoding cell division protein FtsH encodes MKPDKGNNNGNNNKRNIMGLVSIIFWALLFTMMIKSCTSSYANMGTVEVPYTTFKEWLAEDKIDTVNVENGKYTFTLRDGVEVELPREETSGGSGSLMNSLIPVPAQTEEEKQYITVPLAGVDDPELLAMLEEHADHAYTEPVDESAYFLSLILSYVLPLLLMVGLMMFLFRGIGGKGGMGGLGGVGKANAKVYVEKKTGVTFRDVAGQDEAKESLQEIIDILHNPQKYTEIGAKLPKGALLVGPPGTGKTLLAKAVAGEAGVPFFSISGSDFVEMFVGVGASRVRDLFKEASKMAPCIIFIDEIDTIGKSRDNRMGGNDEREQTLNQLLAELDGFDPGKGVIVLGATNRPEVLDKALLRPGRFDRRITIDRPNLAGRLATLQVHTRKIKLGEDVDLKKIALATAGTVGADLANLVNEAALRAVRHGRRVVTQEDLLASFEFVIAGSEKKNSVLTEFEKKLVAYHEVGHAMVAYKQKNAEPVQKITIVPHTEGSLGYTLLMPEEDKTNLRTKEELMAKITVSMGGRAAEQVVLNTMTNGASQDIQEATNLARNMVAMFGMSDEFGMMALGSIRNQYLDGGYGLDCAQDTAAVMDKAVKAILDQCYQDAVELIRENLEDMHKVVAYLLEKETITGGEMVAIIQGRDPALVEDAYASTQGRSRSLTGDIEPPAKNIHIVSEPVSAPQLPDGEPEQSGPEEPPAQPRDDETPPPQDREGPNEKPEQDRP; translated from the coding sequence TTGAAACCAGATAAAGGAAACAATAACGGAAATAACAACAAGAGAAACATCATGGGCCTGGTCAGCATCATCTTTTGGGCCCTGCTGTTCACAATGATGATCAAGAGCTGCACCTCAAGCTATGCCAACATGGGTACTGTGGAAGTGCCCTACACCACCTTCAAGGAGTGGCTGGCGGAGGACAAGATCGACACCGTCAATGTGGAGAACGGCAAATACACCTTCACCCTGCGGGACGGCGTGGAGGTGGAGCTGCCCCGGGAGGAGACCTCCGGCGGGAGCGGAAGCCTGATGAACTCCCTGATCCCTGTTCCTGCCCAGACGGAGGAGGAAAAGCAGTATATCACCGTCCCCCTGGCCGGGGTGGACGACCCGGAGCTGCTGGCCATGCTGGAGGAGCACGCCGATCACGCCTACACCGAGCCGGTGGACGAGTCGGCCTATTTCCTCAGCCTGATCCTCTCCTATGTGCTTCCCCTGCTGCTGATGGTGGGACTGATGATGTTCCTGTTCCGGGGCATCGGTGGAAAGGGCGGCATGGGCGGACTGGGCGGCGTGGGCAAGGCCAACGCCAAGGTCTATGTGGAGAAGAAGACCGGCGTCACCTTCCGGGATGTGGCTGGCCAGGACGAGGCCAAGGAATCCCTCCAGGAGATCATCGACATCCTCCACAATCCCCAGAAGTACACGGAGATCGGTGCCAAGCTGCCCAAGGGCGCCCTGCTGGTGGGCCCTCCGGGCACCGGCAAGACCCTGCTGGCCAAAGCGGTGGCTGGAGAGGCGGGCGTGCCCTTCTTCTCCATCTCCGGCTCTGACTTTGTAGAGATGTTTGTGGGCGTGGGCGCCAGCCGGGTCCGCGACCTGTTCAAGGAGGCCAGCAAGATGGCCCCCTGCATCATCTTCATCGACGAGATCGACACCATCGGCAAGTCCCGCGACAACCGCATGGGCGGCAACGACGAGCGGGAACAGACCCTGAACCAGCTGCTGGCCGAGCTGGACGGCTTCGACCCGGGCAAGGGCGTCATCGTGCTGGGGGCCACCAACCGGCCCGAGGTGCTGGACAAGGCCCTGCTGCGGCCCGGCCGGTTCGACCGCCGCATTACCATCGACCGGCCCAACCTGGCCGGCCGTCTGGCCACCCTCCAGGTCCACACCCGGAAGATCAAGCTGGGAGAGGACGTGGACCTCAAGAAGATCGCTCTGGCGACCGCGGGGACCGTGGGCGCAGACTTGGCCAACTTGGTGAACGAGGCCGCCCTGCGGGCAGTCCGGCACGGCCGAAGAGTGGTCACCCAGGAGGATCTGCTGGCCTCCTTCGAATTCGTTATCGCTGGAAGCGAGAAGAAGAACAGCGTCCTTACCGAGTTTGAGAAGAAGCTGGTGGCCTACCACGAGGTGGGACACGCTATGGTGGCCTACAAGCAGAAGAACGCCGAGCCCGTGCAGAAGATCACCATCGTCCCCCACACGGAAGGTTCCCTGGGCTACACCCTGCTGATGCCCGAGGAGGACAAGACCAACCTGCGCACCAAGGAAGAGCTGATGGCCAAAATCACCGTCTCCATGGGCGGTCGGGCCGCCGAGCAGGTGGTGCTCAACACCATGACCAACGGTGCCTCCCAGGATATCCAGGAGGCCACCAACCTGGCCCGGAACATGGTAGCCATGTTCGGCATGAGCGACGAGTTTGGTATGATGGCTCTGGGCTCCATCCGGAACCAGTACCTGGACGGGGGCTACGGCCTGGACTGCGCCCAGGACACCGCCGCTGTCATGGACAAGGCGGTAAAGGCCATCCTGGACCAGTGCTATCAGGACGCAGTGGAACTGATCCGGGAAAACCTGGAGGACATGCACAAGGTGGTGGCCTACCTGCTGGAGAAGGAGACCATCACCGGCGGCGAGATGGTGGCGATCATCCAGGGGCGGGACCCCGCCCTGGTGGAGGACGCTTACGCCTCCACCCAGGGCAGGAGCCGTTCCCTCACTGGGGACATCGAGCCCCCCGCCAAGAACATCCACATCGTCAGTGAGCCGGTGTCTGCGCCGCAGCTCCCAGACGGAGAGCCGGAGCAGAGCGGTCCGGAGGAGCCGCCCGCCCAGCCCCGGGATGACGAGACA
- a CDS encoding rRNA methyltransferase has protein sequence MNKRPPLRRSAPVEAENDGVIEGRNAVTEALRAGVAIDKIFLMKGDTDPTLGHIASAAREKGIVVVDADRRKLDGMSRTHSHQGVIALAAVREYATVDDILNIARERGEAPLIVVCDELSDPHNLGAVIRTADAAGAHGVIIPKRRSAGLTAVVAKTSAGAVAHVPVARVPNLPSLLKELKEEGVWVFGTAAGGTTQLYQADLKGPAAIVIGSEGDGMGRLVAENCDFTVSIPMFGKINSLNASAAAAVLLYEAVRQRLGG, from the coding sequence ATGAACAAACGACCCCCGCTGCGCCGCTCCGCCCCTGTGGAGGCGGAAAACGACGGCGTCATTGAAGGCCGCAATGCGGTCACCGAGGCCCTGCGGGCCGGCGTAGCCATCGACAAGATCTTTCTCATGAAGGGGGACACAGATCCCACCCTGGGACACATCGCCTCCGCCGCCCGGGAGAAGGGCATTGTGGTAGTGGACGCCGACCGCCGGAAGCTGGACGGCATGAGCCGCACCCATTCCCACCAGGGGGTCATCGCCCTGGCCGCCGTGCGGGAATATGCCACTGTGGACGACATCCTGAATATTGCCCGGGAGCGGGGTGAGGCCCCCCTCATCGTGGTCTGCGACGAGCTCAGCGACCCACACAATCTGGGGGCGGTCATCCGCACCGCCGACGCCGCCGGTGCCCACGGAGTCATCATTCCAAAGCGCCGCTCCGCCGGCCTGACCGCCGTGGTGGCCAAGACCTCTGCCGGGGCGGTGGCCCATGTGCCGGTAGCCCGGGTGCCCAACCTGCCCTCCCTGCTCAAGGAGCTGAAGGAGGAGGGCGTCTGGGTGTTCGGCACCGCTGCCGGCGGTACCACCCAGCTCTATCAGGCCGATTTAAAGGGCCCCGCCGCCATCGTCATTGGCAGCGAGGGGGACGGCATGGGCCGTCTAGTGGCGGAGAACTGTGACTTCACCGTCTCCATCCCCATGTTTGGCAAGATCAACTCCCTCAACGCCTCCGCTGCCGCTGCTGTCCTGCTTTACGAGGCGGTGCGTCAGCGCCTGGGCGGATAA
- a CDS encoding transporter NhaC family, with the protein MRTRRTWITRAVLVVMLLLALTTSVFASNPTDEPGSKMIECPDCGTSTACMVCYGLDPQCESCGGTNVCATCGGTGYVQSPSSFYNTAFSLLPPVIAIALALITKEVYSSLFIGILVGGLLYSNFAFEGTLVHVFSDGIVSVLSDSYNVGILIFLVILGTMVCLMNKAGGSAAFGRWAKKNIKSRVGAQLASIVLGCLIFIDDYFNCLTVGSVMRPITDRHHVSRAKLAYIIDATAAPVCIIAPISSWAAAVSGFAEDGQGLTLFIRAIPYNFYALLTIVMMLGLVLMKVDFGPMAKFERNAIENNDLFSGSNPYAMLDEEIDDTKGTVMDLVLPIAVLVVCCVIGMIYSGGFFSGTDFVSAFSNSDASVGLMFGSAFGLLFALIYYTVRRSMSFKEMMSCVPEGFKAMVPAILILTFAWSLKSMTDSLGAKYFVRDFVYNNAESLQNFLPAIVFLIGCGLAFATGTSWGTFGILIPIVQNVFPLDNPLGIICISACMAGAVCGDHCSPISDTTIMASAGAQCDHVNHVSTQLPYAISCAVISFVTYIVAGFVQTPFIALPVGIVLMLAFLFIMKQLSPGQSHRAA; encoded by the coding sequence ATGAGAACGCGACGCACCTGGATCACACGGGCGGTGCTGGTGGTCATGCTGCTGCTGGCCCTGACCACCTCCGTCTTCGCCTCCAACCCCACCGACGAGCCGGGCAGCAAGATGATCGAGTGTCCCGACTGCGGCACCAGCACCGCCTGTATGGTGTGCTACGGCCTGGACCCACAGTGCGAGTCCTGCGGCGGGACCAATGTGTGTGCCACCTGCGGCGGGACCGGCTATGTCCAGTCCCCCAGCAGCTTTTACAACACCGCCTTCTCCCTGTTGCCCCCGGTCATCGCCATCGCCCTGGCCCTGATCACCAAGGAGGTCTACTCCTCCCTGTTCATCGGCATCCTGGTGGGCGGCCTGCTCTACTCCAACTTTGCCTTTGAGGGCACCCTCGTCCACGTGTTCAGCGACGGCATCGTCTCCGTCCTGTCTGACAGCTACAACGTGGGCATCCTGATCTTCCTGGTCATCCTGGGCACCATGGTGTGCCTGATGAACAAGGCGGGCGGCTCCGCCGCTTTCGGCCGCTGGGCCAAGAAGAACATCAAGAGCCGGGTGGGCGCTCAGCTGGCCTCCATCGTGCTGGGCTGCCTGATCTTCATCGACGATTACTTCAACTGCCTCACCGTGGGCAGTGTGATGCGCCCCATCACCGACCGGCATCATGTGTCCCGGGCCAAGCTGGCTTATATCATCGACGCCACCGCTGCCCCGGTGTGCATCATCGCCCCCATCTCTTCCTGGGCGGCCGCCGTCTCTGGCTTTGCGGAGGACGGCCAGGGTCTGACCCTGTTCATCCGGGCCATCCCCTATAACTTCTATGCCCTGCTCACCATCGTAATGATGCTGGGTCTGGTCCTGATGAAGGTGGATTTCGGCCCCATGGCCAAGTTCGAGCGCAACGCCATTGAGAACAACGACCTCTTCTCCGGTTCCAACCCCTATGCCATGCTGGATGAGGAGATCGACGACACCAAGGGCACGGTCATGGACCTGGTGCTGCCCATCGCGGTGCTGGTCGTCTGCTGCGTCATCGGCATGATCTACTCCGGCGGCTTCTTCTCCGGCACCGACTTTGTCTCTGCCTTCTCCAATTCGGACGCCTCCGTGGGCCTGATGTTCGGCTCTGCCTTCGGCCTGCTCTTCGCCCTGATCTACTACACCGTGCGCCGGTCCATGTCCTTCAAGGAGATGATGTCCTGCGTTCCTGAGGGCTTCAAGGCCATGGTCCCCGCCATCCTCATCCTCACCTTTGCCTGGTCTCTGAAGTCCATGACCGACTCCCTGGGCGCCAAATATTTTGTCCGTGATTTTGTGTACAACAATGCGGAGAGCCTGCAGAACTTCCTGCCCGCCATTGTGTTCCTCATCGGCTGCGGCCTGGCCTTTGCCACCGGCACCAGCTGGGGCACCTTCGGCATCCTGATCCCCATCGTGCAGAACGTCTTCCCCCTGGACAATCCCCTGGGCATCATCTGCATCTCCGCCTGCATGGCGGGCGCTGTGTGCGGCGACCACTGCTCCCCCATCTCTGACACCACCATCATGGCCTCTGCCGGCGCTCAGTGCGACCACGTGAACCACGTGTCCACGCAGCTTCCCTACGCCATCTCCTGTGCGGTCATCTCCTTTGTCACTTATATTGTGGCCGGTTTCGTGCAGACCCCCTTCATTGCCCTGCCTGTGGGCATCGTACTCATGCTGGCTTTCCTGTTTATCATGAAGCAGCTCTCCCCCGGCCAGTCCCACCGCGCCGCATGA
- a CDS encoding transcriptional regulator gives MDIIISNSSGKPIYEQITDQVKEQIMAGALAAGDALPSMRLLAKELRISVITTKRAYEELERDGFLENVPGKGCFVAPQNRELLREAQLRRVEEKLTQAIEEARRGAVSLEELKEMLTELYQEV, from the coding sequence GTGGACATCATCATCAGTAATTCCAGTGGAAAGCCGATCTACGAACAGATCACGGACCAGGTCAAGGAGCAGATCATGGCAGGCGCGCTGGCGGCAGGGGACGCCCTGCCTTCCATGCGCCTGCTGGCCAAGGAGCTGCGGATCTCCGTCATCACCACCAAGCGGGCCTATGAGGAGCTGGAGCGGGACGGATTCCTGGAGAATGTGCCGGGAAAGGGGTGCTTTGTAGCCCCTCAGAACCGGGAGCTGCTGCGGGAGGCCCAGCTGCGCCGGGTGGAGGAAAAGCTCACCCAGGCCATCGAAGAGGCCCGACGCGGGGCGGTGTCTCTGGAGGAGCTGAAGGAAATGCTGACAGAGCTGTATCAAGAGGTGTAA
- a CDS encoding ribosomal protein L11 methyltransferase: MDEIKWLEVAVNTTPDRLDEVTAKLTAAGMTGLVIEDEGEFQQFLEQNRQYWDYVDQELMDRMRGVTRVKFYVTDDGAGRVQLEQYTRGLDAEYTVTPLTDNDWAYSWQKYYKPLEVGRRLYVVPEWMRDEPVPEGRSPLYLNPGLTFGTGSHASTQLCLEGVEEHTLTGRPVLDLGCGSGILSIAALCLGASTAAAVDIDPKAVDVAYENAALNGIGRDRYTVRAGDILSDRALAAQLACQRYHLVLANIVADVIIPLSAQVPALLAEDGVFLCSGIIDTRAHEVEEALVRQGLTLTGRREKNGWVALEARCPSPRG, encoded by the coding sequence ATGGACGAGATCAAATGGCTGGAAGTGGCCGTCAACACCACCCCGGACCGCCTGGACGAGGTGACCGCCAAGCTGACCGCCGCGGGCATGACCGGGCTGGTCATCGAGGATGAGGGGGAGTTCCAGCAGTTTCTGGAGCAGAACCGGCAGTACTGGGACTATGTGGACCAGGAGCTGATGGACCGGATGCGGGGCGTCACCCGGGTGAAGTTCTACGTCACCGACGACGGGGCCGGCCGGGTCCAGCTGGAGCAGTACACACGTGGCCTGGACGCGGAGTACACCGTCACCCCCCTGACGGACAACGATTGGGCGTACAGCTGGCAGAAGTACTATAAACCTCTGGAGGTCGGCCGGCGCCTCTATGTAGTGCCCGAGTGGATGCGGGATGAGCCCGTTCCAGAGGGCCGCAGCCCCCTGTACCTCAACCCCGGCCTCACCTTCGGCACCGGCTCCCACGCGTCCACCCAGCTCTGCCTGGAGGGGGTGGAGGAGCACACCCTCACCGGCCGGCCCGTGCTGGACCTGGGCTGCGGCAGCGGCATCCTCTCCATCGCTGCTCTGTGCTTGGGTGCCAGCACCGCCGCCGCGGTGGACATCGACCCCAAAGCGGTGGATGTGGCCTATGAGAATGCCGCCCTCAACGGCATCGGCCGGGACCGCTATACCGTCCGGGCGGGAGATATCCTCTCCGACCGGGCGCTGGCCGCCCAGCTGGCCTGTCAGCGCTATCATCTGGTGCTGGCCAACATCGTGGCCGACGTGATCATCCCCCTGTCCGCTCAGGTCCCCGCTCTGCTGGCGGAGGATGGGGTGTTCCTGTGCTCCGGCATCATCGACACCCGCGCTCACGAGGTGGAGGAGGCCCTGGTCCGCCAGGGGCTGACCCTCACCGGCCGGCGGGAGAAGAACGGCTGGGTGGCCCTGGAGGCCCGCTGCCCCTCCCCCCGGGGCTGA
- a CDS encoding OmpR family two-component response regulator — MGSALSLPRNMEKAVLMMAKKVLIVEDDSNIAELLNLYLEKEGFEPLVAKDGGKGVEQFRAFQPDLVLLDIMLPVMDGWSVLKKIRESSKVPVIMLTAKGETSDKVSGLEMGADDYIVKPFEMKEVLARIHAVLRRTAGGEEEGGAKKLAFDKLVINLDSYELIVNGQPVDTPPKELELLFHLASSPNRVFTRNQLLDEVWGFDYFGDSRTVDVHIKRLREKLEGVSDQWRLKTVWGVGYKFEVSPAGTPG, encoded by the coding sequence TTGGGGAGCGCCCTGTCTCTTCCCCGAAACATGGAAAAGGCGGTGCTGATGATGGCAAAAAAAGTTCTGATCGTAGAGGACGACAGCAACATTGCGGAGCTTCTGAACCTCTACCTGGAAAAAGAGGGCTTTGAGCCCCTGGTGGCCAAGGACGGCGGCAAGGGGGTGGAGCAGTTCCGGGCTTTCCAGCCCGACCTGGTGCTGCTGGACATCATGCTGCCGGTGATGGATGGCTGGTCCGTACTGAAAAAGATCCGGGAGAGCAGCAAGGTGCCCGTCATCATGCTCACCGCCAAGGGGGAGACCAGCGACAAGGTCTCCGGCCTGGAAATGGGTGCGGACGATTATATTGTCAAGCCCTTTGAGATGAAGGAGGTCCTGGCCCGCATCCACGCTGTGCTGCGGCGCACCGCCGGCGGCGAGGAGGAGGGGGGCGCCAAAAAGCTGGCCTTTGACAAGCTGGTCATCAATCTGGACTCCTATGAGCTGATCGTCAACGGCCAGCCGGTGGACACCCCGCCCAAGGAGCTGGAGCTGCTGTTCCACCTGGCCTCCTCCCCCAACCGGGTATTCACCCGCAACCAACTGCTGGATGAGGTGTGGGGCTTTGACTACTTCGGAGACTCCCGCACTGTGGACGTGCATATCAAGCGCCTGCGGGAGAAGCTGGAGGGGGTCAGCGACCAGTGGCGTCTGAAAACGGTCTGGGGCGTGGGCTACAAGTTCGAGGTCTCCCCCGCCGGGACGCCCGGCTGA
- a CDS encoding 5-carboxymethyl-2-hydroxymuconate Delta-isomerase: MAKFIRFLGPDGPTYGRVEDDVVYTLSGDLFGWWEETGEGFLLDGLKLLPPCSPGKMLAVGFNYRDHAEEFHTPIPTDPNIFLKPPSCLAAHGQKVLYPRALTRQVEYEAELVVVIGRHARHVTPEQAPDYILGYTVGNDVTARDLQSPTGQWALCKGFDTFGPIGPCIVTDVDPRAGLEIESFVNGERKQHSNTRNLIFDPFHLVSYLSQALTLEPGDVIFTGTPSGVSPVHPGDVMEMRIQGIGSLINPVAAEPL, encoded by the coding sequence ATGGCAAAATTCATCCGTTTTCTGGGGCCGGACGGCCCCACCTATGGCCGCGTGGAGGACGACGTGGTCTACACCCTGTCCGGTGACCTGTTTGGCTGGTGGGAGGAGACCGGAGAGGGTTTTCTCCTGGACGGTCTGAAGCTCCTGCCCCCGTGCTCTCCCGGCAAGATGCTGGCGGTGGGCTTCAACTACCGGGATCACGCCGAGGAGTTCCACACCCCCATTCCCACCGACCCAAACATCTTCCTTAAGCCGCCCAGCTGCCTGGCCGCCCATGGGCAGAAGGTCCTCTATCCCCGCGCCCTGACCCGGCAGGTAGAGTATGAGGCGGAGCTGGTAGTGGTCATTGGCCGGCATGCCCGCCATGTCACCCCGGAGCAGGCCCCGGACTATATTCTGGGCTACACCGTGGGCAACGACGTCACCGCCCGGGATCTCCAGTCCCCCACCGGGCAGTGGGCGCTGTGCAAGGGCTTTGATACCTTCGGCCCCATCGGTCCCTGTATCGTCACCGATGTGGACCCCCGGGCCGGGCTGGAGATCGAGAGCTTTGTCAACGGGGAGCGGAAGCAGCACTCCAACACCCGCAATCTCATCTTTGACCCCTTCCACCTGGTGAGCTATCTCTCTCAGGCCCTCACCCTGGAACCTGGCGACGTGATCTTCACCGGCACCCCTTCCGGTGTCAGTCCGGTCCATCCCGGCGACGTGATGGAGATGCGCATCCAGGGCATCGGCTCTCTCATCAATCCGGTAGCCGCCGAACCCCTGTGA